A part of Verrucomicrobiota bacterium genomic DNA contains:
- a CDS encoding YkvA family protein, with product MARDASQDKPIKIKNNPTFLQSSSFRNAQSKAESYANNPLKLEELMKEAQNKSKRIHKGPLLEIWSYLMAMFRLIRAYYSKTYRHIPWSSILMIIAGIVYFVSPMDMIPDWIPALGFLDDAAVLGFLIKMLRNDLNRFMKWEETQIVPGDKAPPKPTTTPALPDT from the coding sequence ATGGCTAGAGATGCTTCTCAGGACAAACCTATTAAAATCAAAAACAACCCAACTTTTCTACAATCAAGCTCTTTTCGTAATGCTCAATCAAAAGCTGAAAGCTATGCCAATAATCCTTTAAAGCTTGAGGAGCTTATGAAAGAGGCTCAAAATAAGTCGAAACGCATCCATAAAGGGCCCCTCCTAGAAATTTGGAGCTACCTCATGGCTATGTTTAGGCTTATACGTGCCTATTATTCGAAAACCTATAGACACATTCCTTGGTCTAGCATCCTCATGATTATAGCTGGAATTGTTTACTTTGTGTCACCAATGGATATGATTCCCGATTGGATTCCAGCACTAGGTTTTCTCGACGATGCTGCCGTTCTTGGCTTTCTTATCAAAATGCTGCGTAATGACCTCAACAGGTTTATGAAATGGGAAGAAACCCAAATAGTTCCTGGAGACAAAGCTCCTCCAAAGCCCACCACCACACCCGCTCTACCAGATACGTAG
- a CDS encoding transcriptional repressor produces MERKTRQQEAISLVLKESDMPLTPQEVLLRAKKHVSNIGIATVYRGLKRLLELNLVALVEIPGTPPHYESTEKRHHHHFVCRSCEKIFDIDGCIDGVDNIAPKNFKVDSHEITLYGICVKCLPDS; encoded by the coding sequence GTGGAACGCAAAACTCGCCAACAAGAAGCTATATCACTCGTGCTCAAAGAGTCAGATATGCCTTTAACCCCACAGGAAGTGCTTCTCAGGGCGAAAAAGCATGTATCAAACATTGGGATAGCAACCGTTTATCGGGGCCTTAAGCGTCTATTAGAGCTCAATTTAGTCGCATTGGTCGAAATACCTGGCACTCCCCCTCATTACGAATCTACGGAGAAAAGACACCACCACCACTTTGTATGCCGTTCCTGTGAGAAAATTTTTGACATTGATGGCTGTATTGATGGAGTTGATAACATTGCTCCTAAGAATTTCAAGGTCGACTCGCATGAAATCACACTATACGGGATCTGCGTTAAATGCCTACCAGATAGCTAA
- a CDS encoding sigma-54 dependent transcriptional regulator: MSFERIMIVDDDPLIRRMLVSHLQKQHLTTVAVVNCQQALEEQKREPADLVVIDLMLPDGNGLELLQSIKKITNDVEIVLMTGFGTIETAVEAMQLGAANYLLKPFTIPQFSVAIDQLEEKRKLETENTYLRERLATEDGSTGHLLFRSEEMERIYRLIKRVGPTNATVLIEGESGTGKELIAHAIHMESARKSKPYIKVNCAAVPENLLESEFFGHEKGAFTGATARREGRFELANTGTLLLDEVTEIDPSLQAKLLRVLQEQEFERVGGTRTLKSDVRIIATTNRDLSKAVDRGEFRQDLYFRLNVVPIKVPPLRSRKGEVDFLLECFLERFAKKHNKEMPNVSLLAMQQLGGYHWPGNVRELQNYAERAVILSEQGRELEFSDFVMTPSSPVDSVLDTRDTFPSVSQMEERLIGLALKRTKGNRNEAAKLLDINVRTLRNKLHEYADREEKAKAQRNASASGNESETTLDIG; this comes from the coding sequence ATGTCATTTGAGCGAATTATGATAGTGGATGATGATCCTTTGATTAGAAGGATGCTAGTAAGTCATCTGCAAAAACAACATTTGACGACGGTGGCCGTCGTCAATTGCCAACAAGCGCTCGAAGAGCAGAAAAGGGAGCCAGCAGATTTAGTGGTGATAGATCTTATGTTACCAGACGGGAATGGCCTTGAGCTGCTTCAGTCAATCAAGAAAATTACCAACGATGTTGAGATTGTTCTTATGACAGGTTTTGGCACAATTGAGACAGCTGTTGAAGCAATGCAGTTAGGTGCCGCCAACTATCTTCTAAAGCCTTTTACAATCCCTCAATTTAGCGTTGCCATAGATCAGCTTGAGGAGAAAAGAAAGTTAGAGACTGAAAACACCTACTTACGTGAAAGACTTGCCACGGAGGACGGCTCTACAGGACATCTACTTTTTCGTAGTGAAGAAATGGAACGGATCTATCGCTTGATCAAGCGAGTAGGTCCTACAAATGCAACAGTCCTAATCGAAGGGGAAAGTGGCACGGGTAAAGAGTTAATTGCTCATGCGATTCATATGGAAAGTGCTCGTAAATCTAAACCTTATATCAAAGTGAATTGTGCTGCGGTTCCTGAAAACCTACTTGAAAGCGAATTTTTTGGGCACGAGAAGGGTGCTTTCACAGGAGCAACAGCGAGGAGAGAAGGAAGATTTGAGCTAGCAAATACGGGAACCTTATTGCTAGATGAGGTAACGGAGATAGACCCAAGCTTACAAGCCAAGCTCCTCAGGGTCTTGCAGGAGCAAGAATTTGAAAGAGTAGGCGGAACACGAACACTAAAATCGGATGTAAGGATAATTGCTACCACTAATAGAGATTTATCAAAGGCTGTAGACAGGGGTGAGTTTCGACAAGATTTATATTTTAGATTAAACGTAGTTCCAATCAAAGTGCCTCCTTTGAGATCCCGCAAGGGGGAAGTGGACTTTTTGCTAGAATGCTTTCTTGAACGTTTTGCTAAGAAGCACAACAAGGAAATGCCTAATGTCAGCCTACTAGCTATGCAGCAGCTTGGTGGATATCATTGGCCAGGTAATGTGCGTGAATTGCAGAATTACGCAGAGCGTGCTGTAATCTTGTCTGAACAAGGACGTGAACTTGAGTTCAGTGATTTTGTCATGACTCCTTCATCACCGGTAGATTCTGTCTTAGACACTCGTGACACCTTCCCGTCGGTTTCACAAATGGAAGAAAGGTTGATAGGGCTTGCGCTCAAGCGAACGAAGGGAAATCGTAACGAAGCTGCTAAACTGCTCGATATTAATGTTCGTACATTACGCAACAAGCTTCATGAGTATGCTGACCGTGAGGAGAAAGCCAAAGCGCAAAGAAATGCGAGTGCAAGTGGTAATGAGTCTGAAACTACTCTAGATATTGGCTAG
- a CDS encoding chemotaxis protein CheX gives MASLEIDDGSKIIDSEAPTNFSGVTGNVSVTGKTIGILYLNMPERLAAEIASGLMGSSPDSISVDDVNDVVGELTNMVTGNLKSKMCDQGYPCTLSIPTVLRGSDINIDSVEKEIVLSGELSINSTEHKVNICLFAKLEK, from the coding sequence ATGGCTAGCCTTGAGATTGATGACGGTAGTAAGATAATAGACTCAGAGGCCCCAACAAATTTTTCAGGTGTGACGGGTAATGTGAGTGTCACCGGTAAGACAATTGGTATTTTATATTTAAATATGCCGGAGCGATTAGCTGCAGAAATTGCCAGTGGTTTGATGGGTAGTAGTCCAGATAGTATTAGCGTAGATGATGTTAACGATGTGGTTGGCGAGCTAACCAATATGGTCACGGGTAATTTAAAGTCAAAGATGTGCGATCAAGGTTATCCCTGCACACTAAGTATTCCCACTGTGCTAAGAGGGTCTGATATTAATATCGACAGTGTAGAAAAAGAAATAGTTTTAAGCGGAGAACTTTCAATCAACTCAACAGAACACAAAGTAAACATTTGCCTCTTTGCAAAATTGGAGAAATAA
- a CDS encoding HDOD domain-containing protein — protein MPTKEPTASNESAHFSSRNRTNRGQSIYELIETPRAAQVLPSLGSVLRDLENLLSVKKNAPLQEISRLIRSDQSMALRILRLANSAYYAPTEPVINVEDALIYLGLNQVRSSILTARCIEKTCHLNENIFSWKDFWTHAVAVGCLTQCLSRQLPEPKLAEQSYYVMGLLHDIGKLVLAQVSTEDFTEVIEIAKEKEIPTSEVETELLGIDHSSLGAWYLQQQGMPPSLVEPIRLHHAWQVSASNSKNAALVCLADAIAHQYKYGLSGTYMPEDFNYEQTDAWQHILEECGIHEKSLENFKCQVQNEIDRLPSLIQNLAS, from the coding sequence ATGCCAACTAAGGAACCAACAGCTTCGAACGAATCTGCTCATTTCAGCTCAAGAAATCGAACTAACAGAGGACAATCTATTTACGAGCTAATCGAAACACCACGAGCAGCTCAAGTCTTACCATCCCTTGGCTCTGTTTTGCGCGATTTAGAAAACCTTCTCTCCGTTAAGAAGAATGCCCCACTCCAAGAAATTTCACGACTCATTCGTAGCGATCAAAGCATGGCCCTTAGAATACTAAGATTAGCCAACTCAGCTTATTATGCACCAACTGAACCCGTTATAAATGTAGAGGATGCTCTTATTTATTTAGGACTTAACCAAGTTCGCAGCTCCATATTGACAGCACGTTGTATTGAAAAAACATGTCATTTGAATGAAAACATATTCTCATGGAAGGATTTTTGGACTCATGCTGTGGCTGTCGGATGCTTAACACAGTGCTTATCCAGGCAACTACCTGAACCTAAACTAGCAGAACAATCGTATTATGTTATGGGACTCCTACACGATATAGGCAAACTTGTTTTGGCTCAGGTCTCTACTGAAGACTTCACAGAGGTCATTGAGATCGCCAAGGAGAAAGAAATCCCCACATCAGAAGTTGAGACTGAATTGTTAGGAATCGATCATTCGAGTTTAGGGGCATGGTACCTTCAACAACAAGGAATGCCTCCCAGCCTAGTAGAGCCCATCAGACTTCACCACGCATGGCAAGTCTCTGCCTCTAATTCCAAAAATGCGGCACTCGTTTGTTTAGCTGACGCTATCGCTCATCAGTATAAATACGGCCTTTCAGGAACTTATATGCCTGAGGATTTTAATTACGAACAAACGGATGCCTGGCAACACATTCTCGAAGAGTGTGGAATTCATGAAAAAAGTCTAGAAAATTTCAAGTGCCAGGTACAAAACGAAATCGACCGATTGCCTTCTTTGATTCAGAATTTGGCTTCATGA
- a CDS encoding flagellar biosynthesis anti-sigma factor FlgM has product MDSIQFRIERQGLQQALQSQNSASKAGASNKQDAPLDNVSISSDSIKTLDNISRLRNMEEIRANRIEELREQVRTGKYPSSDLIDKLATVLTNRTENYSN; this is encoded by the coding sequence ATGGATTCGATTCAATTTAGAATTGAGCGTCAAGGTTTACAGCAAGCACTCCAGTCACAAAATAGCGCATCAAAAGCAGGTGCAAGCAATAAGCAAGATGCACCCTTAGATAATGTATCTATCTCATCTGATTCTATTAAAACGCTGGACAATATCTCTAGACTACGAAATATGGAAGAAATCAGAGCAAACCGTATTGAAGAGCTAAGAGAACAGGTTCGCACCGGGAAATACCCTAGTTCTGACTTGATCGATAAACTCGCTACTGTTCTAACGAATAGGACTGAAAACTACAGCAACTAA
- the ftsA gene encoding cell division protein FtsA, with product MMFLKKKESNVVVAVEAGTHKVVAAVAELTPDGTVVLLGVGEAKSNGIRKGEVIDFQLANRSICDALLDAEEKTSAEIHEVYLSLTGTHIAARKVLIRTIIDDEDNLIAEDHLSELETLAQNQAIPRDHAILLELLQHYYLDDGTVSDEPVGLNSKTLEASYLLVHGLHTRLETSVRCVVEQDIHVKGYALASYATAQAILNKEQKKQGAVILDIGAGTSDYLVYVDGAVVHTGVVGVGGDHLTQDLSIGLKLPYQRAEELKLSHGDLYLEGYPVNDQIILERDFNLDERTIYRESMTKIMYVRMRELFEIINTEFEEKELWPQITDNVYLTGGCSNLKGVQRLANEVFCVRTKTAQCMTFEGDQTYNQRPELSTVLGLLMYAQHLELNKHQMSNWETLRKSLGDALAAIKMF from the coding sequence ATGATGTTTTTAAAAAAGAAAGAATCGAATGTAGTAGTTGCGGTCGAAGCTGGCACTCATAAAGTGGTAGCTGCCGTTGCTGAGTTGACTCCAGATGGAACAGTTGTTCTTTTAGGCGTTGGTGAAGCCAAGTCTAATGGTATTCGTAAAGGTGAGGTTATTGATTTTCAACTAGCTAATCGCTCAATTTGTGATGCGTTGTTGGATGCAGAGGAGAAGACCAGCGCGGAGATACATGAAGTCTATCTATCACTCACCGGGACACATATTGCTGCAAGAAAAGTCCTTATTCGCACTATCATTGACGATGAAGATAATTTGATAGCCGAGGATCATCTCAGTGAATTAGAGACTCTTGCTCAGAATCAAGCTATCCCTAGGGATCATGCTATTTTGTTAGAATTGCTTCAGCATTACTATCTAGATGATGGCACAGTAAGTGATGAGCCGGTAGGGCTTAATTCCAAGACACTAGAGGCAAGCTATCTTTTAGTTCACGGGCTACATACTAGATTGGAAACATCTGTTCGTTGTGTGGTGGAACAGGATATACATGTGAAGGGCTACGCATTAGCCTCCTATGCCACAGCGCAAGCTATTTTAAATAAGGAGCAAAAGAAACAGGGTGCCGTCATACTCGATATAGGTGCCGGGACTAGTGATTATCTAGTGTATGTGGATGGCGCCGTTGTCCATACAGGGGTTGTAGGCGTAGGTGGGGATCATTTAACGCAAGATCTTTCTATTGGTCTGAAGCTTCCGTATCAGCGAGCTGAAGAATTAAAGTTATCCCATGGGGATCTTTATTTGGAGGGTTATCCAGTCAATGATCAAATTATTTTAGAAAGGGATTTTAATCTAGATGAGCGAACCATTTACAGGGAATCGATGACAAAAATCATGTATGTCAGAATGAGGGAGCTTTTTGAAATTATAAATACGGAATTTGAAGAGAAAGAGCTCTGGCCTCAAATTACAGATAATGTTTATCTTACGGGTGGCTGCTCTAATTTAAAAGGAGTTCAACGACTTGCTAACGAAGTTTTCTGTGTGAGAACAAAGACAGCGCAATGTATGACATTTGAAGGAGACCAAACTTATAATCAACGCCCCGAACTATCTACTGTTTTAGGGTTATTGATGTATGCTCAGCATTTAGAGTTAAATAAACATCAAATGAGTAACTGGGAAACGTTGCGCAAATCACTTGGAGATGCATTAGCTGCAATCAAAATGTTTTAA
- a CDS encoding VOC family protein: MTCQTEPTVSLSLTVKDASSAIEFYTQAFGAKEVFRMPGPDGGVAHAEFMIGNTQIYISEESKEWHAFAMAKGNTASCLFSIRTEDCGHAFELAVEAGAEPLSQPTYQFWGAQSAVIRDPYGYRWSLIQKVEDLTPDEIMQRAKKLFSA; the protein is encoded by the coding sequence ATGACGTGTCAAACTGAGCCCACTGTTTCCTTGTCCCTTACCGTAAAAGACGCCTCTTCAGCTATAGAATTTTATACTCAAGCCTTCGGAGCAAAAGAGGTTTTTCGCATGCCAGGGCCTGACGGTGGGGTTGCCCACGCAGAGTTTATGATTGGCAACACACAGATTTATATTTCAGAGGAATCAAAGGAGTGGCACGCCTTCGCCATGGCTAAGGGTAACACAGCTTCATGCCTTTTTTCTATTCGCACCGAAGACTGTGGCCATGCATTCGAGCTAGCTGTAGAAGCCGGTGCAGAACCTTTAAGCCAGCCAACATACCAATTCTGGGGTGCCCAGTCAGCTGTGATTAGAGACCCCTATGGCTATCGCTGGTCACTCATTCAAAAAGTTGAAGACCTTACGCCTGATGAAATCATGCAGAGAGCTAAGAAGTTATTTTCTGCATAA
- a CDS encoding tetratricopeptide repeat protein, with protein MYAGQLYADSHKESEAGNQESVELQSQEFMPEELDEFTFFGGEVPVSELDAVELDGDEVVTPLTIIGRILEQGDGIMAKSLLDTLLLRSDLTVDERALATMLQASLALDNGDVAEGIVWLHSWLDQFPHHIEVPYVHFLLGQCYMEVAAYDRARENFYLTMSTSVLKVSNSKGEATTYPMMLSKVAKWALAETEYQRGNWPRARELFARFKKQEPGAGVLVESSIYREADCAYQMHQVDEAIELYNNALAVGPFHPFSPEAWLRLVQLYGLKNEHEMQVKSLNSFIWVVKSLDQENAAYWRERCAKFLLANWRTNLEGQVEVLDTLSKMEQTAELEAIRRYYLMLLNRDKDALLAMELPEEDQVWQNWKQRLNETETLVQEKIEVLRARKVRED; from the coding sequence ATGTATGCAGGGCAGCTGTATGCAGATTCCCATAAAGAATCGGAGGCAGGCAATCAAGAATCTGTCGAGCTGCAATCTCAAGAATTTATGCCTGAAGAATTGGACGAATTTACATTTTTTGGCGGTGAAGTTCCAGTCTCGGAGCTGGATGCGGTAGAGCTAGATGGTGATGAAGTAGTAACACCCTTGACTATCATCGGGCGTATCTTAGAGCAAGGTGATGGGATTATGGCGAAATCCTTACTAGACACTTTATTGCTGAGATCCGATTTGACGGTTGATGAACGTGCCTTGGCGACGATGTTGCAAGCAAGTTTAGCGCTGGATAATGGAGATGTAGCAGAGGGAATAGTTTGGCTTCATTCTTGGCTTGATCAATTCCCTCATCACATTGAAGTCCCCTATGTTCACTTCTTATTAGGTCAATGTTATATGGAAGTTGCGGCTTACGATAGAGCTCGAGAGAATTTTTATCTTACGATGTCAACAAGCGTCCTGAAGGTGTCTAATAGCAAAGGTGAAGCAACTACTTATCCGATGATGCTAAGTAAAGTTGCTAAATGGGCTCTTGCAGAAACTGAGTATCAAAGGGGAAATTGGCCAAGAGCGCGTGAACTATTTGCTCGTTTTAAGAAACAAGAACCGGGCGCTGGAGTGCTCGTGGAGAGCAGTATTTATCGAGAAGCGGATTGCGCTTATCAGATGCATCAAGTTGACGAAGCGATAGAATTGTATAACAATGCTCTTGCGGTAGGGCCTTTTCACCCTTTTTCACCCGAAGCTTGGTTAAGGTTGGTCCAATTGTATGGACTGAAGAATGAGCATGAAATGCAGGTGAAGTCGCTGAACAGTTTTATATGGGTAGTAAAGAGTTTAGATCAGGAGAATGCTGCGTATTGGCGAGAGCGATGTGCAAAATTTTTATTAGCGAATTGGCGCACCAATCTAGAGGGCCAGGTCGAGGTGCTAGATACTCTTTCAAAGATGGAGCAGACAGCTGAGTTAGAGGCCATACGTAGATATTATCTTATGTTATTGAACCGAGATAAAGATGCACTCTTAGCAATGGAGTTGCCTGAAGAAGACCAGGTTTGGCAAAATTGGAAACAGAGGCTTAATGAAACGGAAACTTTAGTTCAAGAAAAAATAGAGGTGCTTCGAGCAAGAAAAGTCCGTGAGGACTAG
- a CDS encoding response regulator, whose protein sequence is MNTRTPKLLSVDDSKMIHMVIGKAFKNYNLELFYASNGVEGLAVATRENPDLILLDVTMPVMDGVETLTKLKSDPTLKDIPVIMLTAEAGKENVVRIAKIGIRDYIIKPFTEGLIAERVGRILDLQIKGQEEGKAKDLEDAANILVVDDKPAIIEQIKEAASSTPWKIIGVGQCAEGVDYTSKEVPDLILISLSMPERGAFNFYQMTRANARTKSVPIFGMSVKTAIEEQSTAQSMGFNAIITKPLDLGELMNRMTRAMNIDTSKRYFAEDKGVVYLTIPAQIDKFVQTDIGNHIVSKSKEMVESGQEKLVIDASKVSKIDMVIIKLFLQIIKSCRDLGVNYKVVGSSDFAEQAKAFEETKDLELFEDRAKALESF, encoded by the coding sequence ATGAATACTAGAACGCCCAAATTACTCAGTGTCGATGATAGTAAGATGATACACATGGTCATTGGCAAGGCATTTAAGAATTACAACCTGGAACTTTTTTATGCCTCAAATGGTGTAGAGGGGCTTGCTGTTGCTACTAGGGAGAATCCGGATCTCATTTTATTAGATGTGACTATGCCAGTAATGGATGGTGTAGAGACTTTAACAAAGCTGAAATCTGACCCGACTCTAAAGGATATTCCAGTCATCATGCTTACTGCTGAAGCAGGTAAAGAGAATGTTGTTCGAATAGCTAAGATTGGTATTCGCGATTACATCATCAAACCCTTTACCGAAGGGCTTATTGCCGAGCGTGTAGGACGCATATTAGATCTTCAAATAAAGGGTCAAGAGGAAGGCAAAGCTAAGGATCTTGAGGACGCTGCAAATATTCTAGTAGTCGATGATAAACCTGCAATAATTGAGCAAATTAAAGAGGCAGCAAGCAGCACCCCATGGAAAATTATTGGTGTGGGTCAATGTGCTGAGGGTGTGGACTACACCTCAAAAGAGGTGCCAGATCTTATCTTAATTAGCCTATCTATGCCAGAGCGCGGGGCATTTAACTTTTATCAAATGACCCGTGCGAATGCTCGCACTAAATCAGTTCCTATATTTGGAATGAGTGTAAAAACGGCTATCGAAGAGCAGAGTACCGCTCAGTCTATGGGTTTTAATGCGATTATTACCAAGCCTCTCGATTTAGGAGAGTTGATGAATCGCATGACACGGGCGATGAATATTGATACCTCAAAGCGATATTTTGCAGAAGACAAGGGAGTTGTTTATCTGACTATCCCTGCCCAGATCGATAAGTTTGTCCAAACGGATATAGGAAATCATATAGTCTCTAAATCGAAAGAAATGGTCGAGAGTGGGCAGGAAAAATTAGTTATAGATGCGAGTAAAGTAAGTAAGATCGACATGGTGATCATAAAATTATTCTTACAGATCATCAAGAGTTGTAGAGATTTAGGGGTGAATTACAAGGTGGTAGGATCTTCAGACTTCGCGGAACAAGCGAAAGCGTTTGAAGAGACCAAAGACCTGGAGTTATTTGAAGATCGTGCAAAAGCATTGGAAAGTTTCTAA
- a CDS encoding DUF1343 domain-containing protein encodes MGRIYQLVCMLQCLGAFYAPVHGHVLLGVDNLAQRDFQSLRGKRVGLITNQSGVNAKGESTISVLHKALEVELVSLFAPEHGIDGKVKAGKHVRSFRDNESGLWVHSLYGSTRKPTNEMLSGLDVLVYDLQDIGCRSYTYISTLGLVMEAAADNNVAVYVLDRPNPLGGQRVEGAKIDPRFRSFVGQYELPYVYGLTIGELAKWINAEHLRKKCQLRVYKMAGWSREMIWRDTGLDWVATSPNIPTFESAVGYVATGLLGDLGISNGANQQRPFESITDARWKSGDFARALRSKNLQGVITEPYSFYPISGKWKHVEYSGALLYFDLSSVNRLMSVNYHALDIVREIYEEKWYFNKTEDSFELYDKINGSDFWRKTWKNGARTEDLEQMWSKDEQAWLEERKPFLLY; translated from the coding sequence ATGGGTCGCATTTACCAATTAGTGTGTATGCTTCAGTGCTTGGGAGCTTTTTATGCCCCCGTGCATGGGCATGTGCTGCTAGGTGTAGATAACTTAGCACAAAGAGATTTCCAATCGCTAAGAGGTAAGAGAGTTGGCCTTATAACAAATCAATCTGGTGTAAATGCTAAAGGAGAATCGACAATTTCTGTACTTCATAAAGCACTGGAAGTTGAATTGGTAAGCTTGTTTGCCCCTGAGCATGGTATCGATGGGAAGGTCAAAGCCGGTAAGCATGTTCGAAGCTTTAGGGACAATGAGTCTGGCCTATGGGTGCATTCACTCTACGGTAGTACGCGTAAACCCACAAATGAGATGTTAAGCGGGTTGGATGTTTTAGTTTATGATTTACAAGATATAGGCTGTAGGTCTTACACCTACATAAGCACGCTTGGCTTGGTTATGGAGGCTGCTGCAGACAATAATGTTGCAGTCTATGTCCTCGATAGACCGAATCCACTAGGAGGGCAAAGGGTAGAGGGAGCCAAGATTGATCCTCGATTTCGTTCATTTGTTGGTCAATATGAACTGCCCTATGTCTACGGCTTAACTATTGGCGAACTAGCAAAATGGATTAATGCAGAGCATTTGAGGAAAAAGTGCCAATTAAGGGTTTATAAGATGGCCGGATGGAGTAGAGAAATGATTTGGCGTGACACAGGACTAGATTGGGTTGCAACCTCTCCGAATATTCCTACCTTTGAGTCTGCAGTGGGCTATGTGGCAACTGGACTTTTGGGCGATCTTGGTATTTCGAATGGTGCGAACCAACAACGTCCTTTTGAATCGATAACAGACGCACGCTGGAAATCTGGTGATTTTGCTAGAGCATTAAGGTCAAAGAATTTGCAGGGTGTTATTACAGAACCTTATAGCTTCTACCCGATTAGTGGCAAGTGGAAGCATGTCGAGTATTCTGGTGCTTTGCTTTATTTTGATCTGAGCAGTGTCAATCGTCTCATGTCAGTTAATTATCATGCTTTAGATATTGTGAGGGAGATTTACGAAGAAAAATGGTATTTTAATAAAACGGAGGATTCTTTTGAGCTCTATGATAAAATTAACGGATCTGACTTTTGGAGAAAGACTTGGAAAAATGGCGCCAGGACAGAGGATTTAGAGCAAATGTGGTCTAAAGATGAACAAGCATGGCTTGAGGAAAGAAAACCGTTCCTACTCTACTAG
- a CDS encoding FtsQ-type POTRA domain-containing protein: protein MRKKRKNSTTKTKSNVLNVQVVSKTDARKLYMQAGLIVLAVSTIVLVCFAVHLATKTLFSAMLYENERFTIDEIEVLNEGELARDEILRQADVYVGDNLMNLNLDRIVDEIEAMPSVAKARVERILPSKLRIDVDERQPVAKITPYSKTGSRLAQEVYYIDSEGYVMKPRPGEKIKSLPNIIGVESSYVIEGFRIKRTEVLSVLNLLHLADMSAVKGELDLTRIEIEDSGHIKLFTFDQGTITFKTQDLAQQIGRLKYLLNWARSHGQKIRNVDLTPRENVPVTFKRI from the coding sequence ATGAGGAAGAAAAGAAAAAATAGTACTACTAAGACAAAGAGTAATGTTTTGAATGTGCAAGTTGTGTCAAAAACGGATGCGAGAAAATTGTACATGCAAGCTGGTCTTATTGTTCTAGCTGTCAGTACCATTGTACTTGTATGTTTTGCCGTGCATTTGGCCACCAAGACCTTATTTAGCGCTATGTTGTATGAAAACGAGCGCTTCACGATAGATGAAATAGAAGTTTTAAATGAGGGTGAGCTAGCACGTGATGAAATTCTTAGACAGGCAGATGTTTATGTCGGCGATAATTTGATGAACCTTAATCTAGATAGGATAGTAGATGAAATAGAGGCTATGCCCAGTGTTGCTAAGGCAAGAGTTGAAAGAATTTTGCCTTCAAAGCTTCGTATAGATGTAGATGAACGTCAGCCAGTGGCAAAGATCACGCCTTATTCTAAAACAGGATCTCGATTAGCACAGGAAGTATACTATATAGATTCAGAAGGCTATGTAATGAAGCCTCGTCCTGGCGAAAAAATAAAGAGTTTACCAAATATAATTGGAGTAGAATCTAGTTATGTCATAGAGGGATTTCGCATTAAAAGAACAGAAGTGCTTAGCGTCCTTAATTTGCTTCATCTAGCCGATATGTCAGCTGTTAAGGGGGAACTAGATCTGACACGGATAGAAATAGAGGATAGTGGCCATATTAAGCTTTTCACGTTTGATCAGGGGACCATTACGTTTAAGACCCAGGATCTGGCCCAACAAATAGGTAGATTAAAGTATTTGTTGAATTGGGCTAGAAGTCATGGCCAAAAGATCCGTAATGTTGATTTAACTCCAAGAGAAAATGTTCCCGTAACTTTTAAGAGAATATGA